From the Helianthus annuus cultivar XRQ/B chromosome 17, HanXRQr2.0-SUNRISE, whole genome shotgun sequence genome, the window GTAGTTTGCCCTCTTTCTTGTGTCTCGGCCAGATAGAGGACGATAAAGCTATCTTGTTAGCCGAATTTGACCTCAAGAGCTTGTTGATCTTACCTTCGGTCGACAACAATCTAACAAGTGTTTCAATCACATTCTTTCTTGCAAAAGCCTCTTGACAAACACCATTATGTTCTGCCATTCTTGCTATCAATTTTGCGACCTCGATTTGAACCAATATATACGAATTTCGTAAAGCCTGTGCTAAAACTGGGACACCATGCTCGTTAAAAATCGATCTAACCCTGTTTCGATCATTGGCTAAGTTAAAAAGCGCCATGGCACCCGCGATTTGGGTTTCGGGTGACAATTCATGTTTTAAAAGCTTTAACAATGGAGCAACCCCACCTTCTATTACTATCATATCCTTGTTTCGGTCACTATCGCGCGCTAATGTAGATAATTCTAGTGCGGCTTCTATTTTCAAATTTAATGAATGTGTGTGAAGCGAAGCTATGCATGACCAAACCAAAGCTAAACTCGTGTCGTTACTCGCTATTGGTGGTAAAGTGAGAATAATACCTTGGTTCGCGGAGGCATATACGCTGAGCAACCACTTCATGTTATCCATTGATACGTCGAGGAGGTTAAATACTTTCCGAAAATCCAAAACACCAGCAATGCTAATGAGACGAAGAATGATACCGCGGTGTCTACATTTGTGGACTAAAGTTAGTGCATGGTTTAGGTTGATCCCAACGTTTGTGAAGATACCGCGTACTGGACGTTCGTATAAAGAAGTTGAATCGACAAAATGGCTGAAAAAGCGCAACATTCGAGTTAAACGATGAACTTGTTTACCCACATAGGCGCACTCGAGTTTGTAGAACTTTGACTCGTCGACAGCAGTGTGACAGATTCGGTCTGTTAGAAGGAGCAGATTCGACAAGATTACTTTGATCggtggttgttgctgttggtgGTGATTGGATTGCAAGATGATCAGTTGATCCATTGAGGAGGTTTCAAACAAGGAATGAAATCGCATTGTGCCGTGTGAGATCTTTGTGGTGTTGTGCGCATAATAAGGTAACTTAAGGACGCGTTCAACTGAATTTCTTGGTCAGTTCGTTTCGCTTCCCCTTTAAGTTATTCGCAACTTTTATGGGTAAAGTGATAAAGATTTAACTTATTATGGCAATTTTTTTTATAGTTTGTAAAAGTGTAAATGCTAAGGTTTTAGACGAAAAAACAAAcgtttggtatgtttttttaaaatttaattattTTCATCTTGTAAGAAAAAAGGTATGATAATTATATTGTTCTTCAACGAAACACAAAAGCAATTGGTGTGATATggatatataaaaaaatgttataataTAGCTAGTCAAAGACATACATAAGTC encodes:
- the LOC110923764 gene encoding uncharacterized protein LOC110923764, producing MDQLIILQSNHHQQQQPPIKVILSNLLLLTDRICHTAVDESKFYKLECAYVGKQVHRLTRMLRFFSHFVDSTSLYERPVRGIFTNVGINLNHALTLVHKCRHRGIILRLISIAGVLDFRKVFNLLDVSMDNMKWLLSVYASANQGIILTLPPIASNDTSLALVWSCIASLHTHSLNLKIEAALELSTLARDSDRNKDMIVIEGGVAPLLKLLKHELSPETQIAGAMALFNLANDRNRVRSIFNEHGVPVLAQALRNSYILVQIEVAKLIARMAEHNGVCQEAFARKNVIETLVRLLSTEGKINKLLRSNSANKIALSSSIWPRHKKEGKLLEVSRLIVEFNTNCCRALWMLARDNVANCRKITETTKGLLCFAKLIENEKGELRINCLMTVMEITSAAENNPDIRKSAFKNNSPAAKAITDQLLRLIDESDNAVIKIVAIRAIGHLARTFPARQTRVISPLAKQLCDMDPDVATESVIALGKFTCPENYLRAEHAKSIVEFEGVQRALNMLRRGNDEKTQYHALVLLCYLAMHAVNNEQLQQARILTALRGAGKTIAHKCSELRDLVAQAVHHLKLSEGLNPRHLESYANMYFILEYVNKVLKIIYGKKIHGLTDDRVKHMLDEEALKQ